The genomic interval CGCTGACATGAGTTCGAACCATTCGGTACAGCAAATAGACGCTGGCGACACCCATGACGGCCTGCGGAACCAGAATGCTCCAAGGACTTAGACCAAAGGCCCACACCGACGCGGACATCACCCAAAGGCTGAGCGGAGGCTTATCGACGCTTATTGCGTTGCCTGGGTCAGACGACGCGAAAAAGAAAGCTGTCCAGTCCTGTGAACCTGCCATGGCTGCCGCAGAATAGTACGAGTTCGCCCAGCCGTTATGATCCAGGCCCCACACATACAGCAAGCCCGTTAGCGTCAGCAGTGCCAACAGCGCACCACGCTGCCATGACAGCTTTGTCCATTGCGCAGGAAATCGAGGACGTTCAAGGGCAGAGTTCGACGCAGAGATTAGCTCCCCGGACACTTGACTGGGGGATCCAACCGGACCCTCGGTAGAAGCATTCAAGCGACTGGGGCCGGTTGGACGCCAGCAGCAGCAACTTTGGAGGTGCCCTCCGAGCTACGAACACGGAATACCCAGATACGAAGCAGTACGAAGCGCATGAGCGTCGCGAGTACGTTGGCGCCAGTGAGGGTCACGAGCTCCATGGTCGCTGAAGCATCCGGCGAGATGACATGGAGGGCCATTAGCGACGACGACGTGATTGACCAAGCTAGCGCGAACACAACCAGACCCTGGAACTGCTGCGTGAACAGTTTTTCTGGCCCGTTAATGCCGAACGTGAAGCGGCGGTTGGCTGCTGTGTTGCCAACAGCTGTGAGAAGGAGAGCCAAGAAGTTGGCCTCCTGCGCTCCGAAAGGCCCTTGTAACAGCATGAACAGAAGGGCAAACGCCATAGTGGATATGGCTCCAACCATGCCGAAGCGAACAACCTGGCCAAAGAAGCTGGGCCGTGACTGCGGGACAATAGGACGTCTCCCGAGCTCGGCGTAGATTGCTTGAACGGGAATCGAGCCCCTTACCAACGATCCCGCGACGCGTACGAGTCCGCGGACATCATCGATCGCAGTCTGCCGGATGTCCACTCGGCTGTCGGGGTCATCTACCCAGTCCACTGGGATCTCATGAATCCGAAGGCCCGATCGTTCCGCGATAATCAGGAGTTCAGTATCAAAGAACCAGCCGTTG from Pseudarthrobacter sp. SSS035 carries:
- a CDS encoding bifunctional glycosyltransferase family 2/GtrA family protein — translated: MKPCHGGLALEIVVPVFNEETVLEKSITTLANYLTLEMPSSWQITIADNASTDNTPSIATRLAEELPNVTYRRLNAKGRGHALRDAWSASNAEVLAYLDVDLSTDLAALPPLVAPLLSGHSDISIGTRLGQNSRVSRGPKREFISRSYNFLLKRTMQVRFSDAQCGFKAIRADVARRLLPHVEDNGWFFDTELLIIAERSGLRIHEIPVDWVDDPDSRVDIRQTAIDDVRGLVRVAGSLVRGSIPVQAIYAELGRRPIVPQSRPSFFGQVVRFGMVGAISTMAFALLFMLLQGPFGAQEANFLALLLTAVGNTAANRRFTFGINGPEKLFTQQFQGLVVFALAWSITSSSLMALHVISPDASATMELVTLTGANVLATLMRFVLLRIWVFRVRSSEGTSKVAAAGVQPAPVA